Genomic DNA from Acidimicrobiales bacterium:
ACCTTTGCCTCTCAGCTTCGAGACCGGGTGTTTCGGATCGACCGGACGATGCTGCCGGGCCCTGGCGTGTCCCCATCCGCCATGGCCGTCATGCTCACCGATCTGTCGGAAGTGCATGGAGCACAGCAAGAACTCCAGATGAAGAACGAGGTGCTCGAGCACCGCAACGCCGAGCTCGACCAGTTCGCTCACATGGCATCACACGACCTCCGAGCACCGCTGCGTGCGATCTACGCCTTCACACAGATGGCGATGGAGGAAGAGGGCGACGAGCACCGCGACCATCTGGGAGCCATCCTCGGTTCGGTCGACCGAATGCGATCCGTCCTCGATTCACTCCTCGATTACGCCACCGCCGACGCACACCCGGTCTTCGCTCAGGTGTCGCTCTCGGACGTGGTCGCCTCGGTCCTCGGTGACCTGGCGAGCGACATCGCCGAGTCGGATGCCGTGGTGAAGGTCGGCGATCTTCCCACGCTGCATTGCGACGAGACGGCGATGCGGAGGCTGTTCCAGAACCTCATCGCCAACGCCATCACCTACGCCGGCGATGCGCCGCCGTCGATCACGATCACCTCGACCCCCGAGTACCGTTTCGTCGAGATCGTCGTGACCGATCGAGGCATCGGCTTCGCCCAGCACCAAGAGGACGACGTCTTCCGTCCGTTCAAGCGACTCTCGGCGGACTCGAAGGGCCAGGGCATCGGGTTGTCGATGTGTCGGCGAATCGTCGAGAGCCACCACGGCACCATTCGTGCGATCACGCAGGTCGGCGGGCCGACCTCGATGGTCATTCGGCTGCCTCGCCGGCGAACGCTGTGATGTCGGCCGACCGCACGCATCGCGAGCTCACGCCGACCTTGGGTGCAGCGCGTGATCTCACGATCTGGATTCTCGAGGACGATCCCGTCGATCAGCGGCTCGTCACGGCAGCGCTGGCCAACGCCGGTCAACCGCCACCGGCGGCGATGACGCAAACGGCCGAAGACCTGCTGGCGCTGGTCGATGCGGCCGAACGACCTCCCGATCTGGTCCTGGTCGACCTCAACACGCCCGGGGGCGGGGGGATCCACCTGGTCAAGGAGCTGCGGGCACGCACCGATTTCGCGACCGTGCCGATCGTGGTCCTCACCTCTTCGGTCAATCATCGAGACCAGATCGACGCCGTGCGCGCCGGCGTCAACGCCTTCCACGTGAAGCCCTTCGACTGGCGAGCATTCAACGAGTTGATCGCCCTCGTCGTGGCGTACTGGTCGCTCGACGGCACCGAAGCGGCGCGCGGGCACGCCCGCCGGTGACGCACCTCGCTGCTGGACCGCTCGCTGGCGTACACAACGTCCCACGCTCCCGCGGCGCGTTAGGTTGTCGCGGTGACTCAGACGAATGCAGCCGATGACCAGTCCGCAGCCGACGCCTTCATCAACGCCGGTGGCTGGCCCGCCATCCTTGGAGCCATCACCACCAACGTCGACCTGAACGAGCGTCAGGCTCGGGCGGCGATGAATGAAATCCTGGCCGGTCGAGCCACCAACGCCCAGATTGCCGGCCTCATCGTCGGGCTGCGGCTCAAGGGCGAGAGCGTCAACGAGCTGGTCGGATTGGCTCGTGGCATGGTCGACTCCGCCCAGCTCCTCCAACTCGACGTCGACGTGATCGACATCGTCGGGACCGGTGGGTCGGTCCACCGTCAGAAGCATGCGCTCAACGTCTCGACCATGGCGTCGTTCGTCGCGGCGGGCGCCGGTGCCCGGGTGTGCAAGCACGGCAACTACCGAGCGTCGTCCACCTCGGGCGCCTTCGACTTCCTGGCTGCGCTGGGCATCAACGTCGACCTCGAACCGGCGCAACTCGAGCGGTGTGTGACCGAGATTGGTATCGGGTTCGCACTGGCCCGTACCTTTCATCCGGCCATGCGATTCGCCGGCCCGGTCCGCACCGAACTGGGGATCCCGACGGTGTTCAACGTTCTCGGTCCGCTCGCCCATCCCGCCCAACCGAAGCGGCAGCTGATCGGAACGGCCAACGAGGCGCTGGCGTCGCGTATGGCCGAGGTGTACCAACGGCTGGGCTCGGAACTGGCGTGGGTCGTCTCGGGTGCCGGCGGCCTCGACGAAATCTCCACCACCGGTCCCTCGATCATCTACGTGGCAACCCCGAACGGCGTTCGGCGGACCGAGGTCGACGTCGTCGAACTCGGGATCACGCCGCCGTCATCGATGGACGAGTTGGCCGGCGGCGGCGCCGAGGACAACGTGGCGATCTTCGAGCGAATCCTCGACGGCACCGACACCGGCCCTCGTCACGACATCGTCGTGCTCAACGCCGGTGCCGCACTTGCGGTGGCGGGTCTCGCCGATGATCTGGGTCAGGGCATCGAGATGGCCCGGGCCGCCCTGGCCGACGGCAGGGTGGCGACCGTGCTCGAACGGCTCCGGACCTTCACGAATCAGTTCGCCGCCGCCTGAGCGGACGCTCCACCGCTCGATCCGACGCCGGGGGCTGGTACGACGGCAGCGGTGGATACGGCGAGGACAGCGTGCCCTCGGTTCGGACCACCCGGACGGAACAGGCATTGCGTTCGAGCCACGAAGCGGCGCACAGCACCTCGTCGAGCGACCCGAGGTCGACGCTCCAACGGCGCTCGTCGGTGCCGAACAGCTGGCCGGGTTCGGCTCGGCTCGGGACCTGGTCGTGGTGGTTGCCGAGCTCGATGGTGATGCCGTCAGCCGTCTCGATCGTGAGGCGCTCGACTCGCTGGAACAGCGACGCCCGCTGCTGGCGCTGGACGGCAGCGGCGAGCGCGCCCGCCCGATTTCGGTAGTCCGCGGCTTCCTCGAACCGTTCGGCCTCGGCAAGTTGGCGCATCTTCGCTTCGAGCGGATCGAGGATCAGGCCGTAGTCACCCGACATCGCCCGTGCGGCGAGCGCGACGATGTCGGCATAGCCAGCCTCGGAGGTGGCGCCATGGCACGGACAGGCGGCGGTGCCGAGCTGGAACGGTGAGCAGGCCGAGCCGTCGTTGGCGATCGTCGCCGTGCGGGAGATCCGGGTGGTGCATCGCCGCAGCGGAATGGCGCCGTGAATGGCGTCGACGACCAGGGCCGCCTGCTTGCGTGAGGTCAGCGGACCGATGGCGACGGCTGACGACGGTGCGCTGGTGGTGATCGACAACAGCGGGAAGCGCTCACTCGTGGTGAGCTGGACCCAGCATGGCTTCGCGGCGCGCTTGCCACGGCTGTTGAAGCGAGGCTGTTCGGCGAGGATGGCTCGCAGCTCGAGAATCTCGGCCTCGAGCGTCGATTCGGTCACGTCAACCGCGATGTCGGCGGTCTCCCGAAGCAGTTGGGCGACCTTGCGACGTTGATCGGAACTGAAGTAGCTGCGGACCCGTGCTCGGAGGTCGGTGGCCTTGCCGACATAGAGCACTCGCCCGTTGGCATCGAGAAACCGGTAGACGCCGGGCTTGCGGGGGAGCTTCGAGGTGAGCGACAGCTTTCGCCACTGGGGGTGTCCGGCGATCGTCGGGAGATTGACGAGGTCGTCGAGACCGGTGACGCCCCACGACGACGCCCGCTCGATCAAGAGGTGGAGCAGATCGACCGTGGCCCAGGCGTCGTCGAGCGCCCGGTGCGTGGGTTGGTGGGGGAGTCGCAGTCGTGTGGCCAACTCGCCGAGCGCAAACTTCGGGACCTCGTCGGCGAGCAGGCGGCGGGCGAGCGCCAGCGTGTCGAGTCGCTGGTTCCCGAGGAGGGGGCCGCCATAGCGGTAGATGGCGTGCTGGAGGAACGAGTGGTCGAACCGAACGTTGTGGCCAACGATCACGGCGCCGCCGATGAACTCGAGGAACGTGGGAAGTACGGCGTCGACAGGCGGGGCCCGATGGACGATGGCGTCGGTGAGACCGGTCAAGACGGCGACGTTCGGCGGAATGGTGCAGCCCGGATTCACCAGGGTCTGGAAGGTGCCGAGGACTTCGCCGCCACGAACTTTCACTGCACCGATCTCGGTGATCCCACAGGTTTCGGGCGAGCCACCGGTGGTTTCGAGGTCGAGGACGCAGAAGGTGACATCGGCCAGCGGTGTGCCGAGTGAGTCGAAGGAGAGCTGGCGGCCGGCGGGGGCGTCGCGGGGAATGGGCGAAACCATGAGCGATCAGGAAAGCCGAACGATTGTTCGATGTCAAGAACGTTTGTTCGATGGGGGCCGGGCGGATTCCCGGTGGTACCGGTCGGTACGCTGAGCCGATGGAGCACAAACGCTATCGCTGTACTGCCTGTGGCAACCTGACGCGGTTCGACGTCGAGATCACCCGGACCACTCGCGAGTACCACCATTTCTCGGTCGGCGGAACTTTAGAAGTCGAACAGACTGAAATTCTCAGCGAAACGGTCGATCAGATCTTGTGTCGATGGTGCGGCCACGGAAACGACGTGGTGCGTATTGACCGAGAGGAGTAGTCCCCGTGGAATCAGAGCCGCTGGCCAGAGCCTGTGAGTTGGCCTTCGCCGTGGCGCGTCAGGGAGTCGAGGCCACCCCGCCGATCGAGCCTCCGGTGGCGATGCGCAGCTTCTTGTACGTGCCGCAACTCCCTCGTCGTGCGATGTCGGTGGCCCAGCGGGTGATCGACGAAGATCCCGAGTTCCGTTCCCGCGTAGCGGCGCAGGCCACTGAACAGAACGTCGGCCGCGACGGCTATCTCTGGCTTCATCGACCCAGCGGCTGGGACAGCGACCCCTCGTTCGGCCGGGCCGACACCTCACAGCTCGTGGCCGGGCAGGCCGTTCCGCGACCGACCTCCAGCCTCCCGGATCTCTCCAAGCACGCCGGCCAGAGCGTGCTCGAGCCCATCGTGCCCGACCCCGTTCCCTCGCCAGACGCTCTCGCTGCACCCGCCACTGCTCCCGTTCCACCCCCAGCGCCGCCGAGCGCGCCGGCCCCTTCGACCGGCAGCATTCCCCCGCCACCCCCTCCGCCCCCTCCTGCCAGCCCGGTCGACGCCGCGCCCGCCCCGTCGACCCCTTCAGGTGCGCCGGCGCCGGCCGACACCCGAGCGAGCATCGAAGAAGAACTGGCCAGCCTGCGCGGGCTGGTCGCCCGCCTGGCCGAAGAGCGCCAGAACACCACCGCCCCGGTCGCCGGTCTCGAGACCGAAGTCGAGGAACGGCGAGCCGAGTCGAACGCATTGGCGACGCAGCTGACCAGCGCCAACAGCGATCTCCAGAACGCTCGGGCCGAGCGCGATCGTGCCATGACCGATCGTGAAGGTCTGCTCGCTCGTCAGCGTGAGCTCGAAGCCGAGCTCCAGTCGTTGCGGGCCCAGATCGAGCAGTCCCGTACCGCCGCCGCCGACGTCGAAGCCGAGCGGACCAACACCCTCACCTCGCTCGAACAGGCGCAGGCCGATCTGGCCGATGCCCAGCGCCTCATCGGCGAGGCGGCCGAGA
This window encodes:
- a CDS encoding DEDD exonuclease domain-containing protein — encoded protein: MVSPIPRDAPAGRQLSFDSLGTPLADVTFCVLDLETTGGSPETCGITEIGAVKVRGGEVLGTFQTLVNPGCTIPPNVAVLTGLTDAIVHRAPPVDAVLPTFLEFIGGAVIVGHNVRFDHSFLQHAIYRYGGPLLGNQRLDTLALARRLLADEVPKFALGELATRLRLPHQPTHRALDDAWATVDLLHLLIERASSWGVTGLDDLVNLPTIAGHPQWRKLSLTSKLPRKPGVYRFLDANGRVLYVGKATDLRARVRSYFSSDQRRKVAQLLRETADIAVDVTESTLEAEILELRAILAEQPRFNSRGKRAAKPCWVQLTTSERFPLLSITTSAPSSAVAIGPLTSRKQAALVVDAIHGAIPLRRCTTRISRTATIANDGSACSPFQLGTAACPCHGATSEAGYADIVALAARAMSGDYGLILDPLEAKMRQLAEAERFEEAADYRNRAGALAAAVQRQQRASLFQRVERLTIETADGITIELGNHHDQVPSRAEPGQLFGTDERRWSVDLGSLDEVLCAASWLERNACSVRVVRTEGTLSSPYPPLPSYQPPASDRAVERPLRRRRTDS
- the trpD gene encoding anthranilate phosphoribosyltransferase, giving the protein MTQTNAADDQSAADAFINAGGWPAILGAITTNVDLNERQARAAMNEILAGRATNAQIAGLIVGLRLKGESVNELVGLARGMVDSAQLLQLDVDVIDIVGTGGSVHRQKHALNVSTMASFVAAGAGARVCKHGNYRASSTSGAFDFLAALGINVDLEPAQLERCVTEIGIGFALARTFHPAMRFAGPVRTELGIPTVFNVLGPLAHPAQPKRQLIGTANEALASRMAEVYQRLGSELAWVVSGAGGLDEISTTGPSIIYVATPNGVRRTEVDVVELGITPPSSMDELAGGGAEDNVAIFERILDGTDTGPRHDIVVLNAGAALAVAGLADDLGQGIEMARAALADGRVATVLERLRTFTNQFAAA
- a CDS encoding response regulator, whose protein sequence is MSADRTHRELTPTLGAARDLTIWILEDDPVDQRLVTAALANAGQPPPAAMTQTAEDLLALVDAAERPPDLVLVDLNTPGGGGIHLVKELRARTDFATVPIVVLTSSVNHRDQIDAVRAGVNAFHVKPFDWRAFNELIALVVAYWSLDGTEAARGHARR